A section of the Mangifera indica cultivar Alphonso chromosome 12, CATAS_Mindica_2.1, whole genome shotgun sequence genome encodes:
- the LOC123193574 gene encoding transcription factor MYB33-like: MSHTTSDSDDRVLSRGQTDLPLVDEGGNSVQGVILKKGPWTSAEDAILIDYVKKHGEGNWNAVQKNSGLFRCGKSCRLRWANHLRPNLKKGAFTQEEEQLIVELHAKMGNKWARMAAHLPGRTDNEIKNYWNTRIKRRQRAGLPLYPPEVSFQALEESQNQNIGGINNGVKGHPDILQANGYEIPDVVFDSLKANQGVLPYVAELPDISCSNMLMKGLGSPFCSFMPPTIHREKRLRESVGLFSGYSERAKNEFCSFDQFQNDTPDKMAPPFGLPFPLDQDPTTKAPETFGVIQGGQTLSNGNFSASTPTSGAVKLELPSLQYPETDLSSWGTSSPPQPLLETVDSFIQSPPTGTVESDCPSPRNSGLLDALLHEAKTLSSAKNHSSDKSSNSSSVTPDIADSCLPNVCQNEWEDYCDPLSPLGHSATSLFNECSPLSTSGSSLDEQAPIEPYVGCKVKLEPVDQAWTPDRGKESSNLYDLSQADALLSSDWLEQGSAYVKNPTVITDAIATFFGDDLSSEYKQMTTGTLTASQGWGFGSSAWNNMPAVCQMSELP; this comes from the exons ATGAGTCACACAACAAGTGATAGTGATGATAGGGTGCTTTCCAGAGGTCAGACTGATTTGCCGTTAGTGGATGAAGGTGGCAATTCTGTTCAAGGAGTTATACTGAAGAAAGGACCATGGACATCTGCTGAAGATGCAATTTTAATTGACTATGTTAAGAAGCATGGAGAAGGGAACTGGAATGCTGTTCAGAAGAACTCAGGGTTGTTCCGTTGTGGCAAAAGCTGCCGATTGAGATGGGCAAATCACCTGAGGCCAAACTTGAAGAAGGGCGCATTTACTCAAGAAGAAGAGCAGCTGATTGTTGAGCTCCATGCCAAAATGGGAAACAAATGGGCACGCATGGCTGCACAT TTGCCGGGTCGCACAGATAATGAGATAAAGAATTACTGGAATACTCGAATTAAACGACGTCAACGTGCTGGCTTGCCTCTCTATCCTCCAGAAGTGTCTTTCCAAGCATTGGAGGAGAGTCAAAACCAAAACATTGGTGGAATCAATAATGGGGTTAAAGGTCATCCTGATATCTTGCAGGCTAATGGTTATGAGATACCTGATGTTGTATTTGACAGTTTAAAAGCCAATCAGGGTGTCTTACCTTATGTCGCTGAACTTCCTGATATTTCCTGTAGCAACATGCTGATGAAAGGTCTGGGCTCTCCATTCTGTAGCTTCATGCCACCAACAATTCATCGCGAGAAGCGTCTACGAGAATCTGTGGGATTATTCTCTGGTTATAGTGAAAGAGCAAAGAACGAGTTCTGCTCATTTGATCAGTTCCAGAATGATACTCCTGATAAGATGGCTCCACCATTTGGGCTGCCTTTTCCTCTGGATCAAGATCCTACAACCAAAGCCCCTGAGACTTTTGGGGTAATACAGGGTGGCCAGACCCTTTCAAATGGCAATTTCTCTGCTTCTACGCCCACTTCAGGGGCTGTGAAGTTGGAGCTCCCTTCACTCCAATATCCAGAAACTGATTTAAGTAGCTGGGGTACATCATCTCCCCCACAACCTTTACTTGAAACAGTTGACTCTTTTATTCAGTCTCCTCCAACTGGTACTGTTGAGTCAGATTGCCCTTCACCGCGCAACAGTGGCCTGCTTGATGCTTTACTCCATGAGGCAAAAACTTTGAGCAGTGCAAAGAATCATTCCTCTGACAAGAGTTCAAATTCATCTTCTGTTACTCCTGATATAGCTGATAGTTGCCTGCCGAATGTTTGTCAAAATGAATGGGAAGACTACTGTGACCCCCTTTCTCCACTGGGTCATTCTGCAACCTCTCTCTTCAATGAGTGCAGTCCACTCAGTACCAGTGGAAGTTCATTGGATGAACAAGCTCCGATTGAGCCATATGTTG GGTGCAAGGTGAAATTAGAACCGGTTGACCAGGCATGGACTCCTGATAGAGGAAAAGAAAGCAGTAACCTGTATGATCTTAGTCAGGCTGATGCTTTACTTAGTTCAGACTGGCTTGAGCAGGGGTCTGCTTATGTTAAGAACCCAACTGTGATTACTGATGCCATAGCAACCTTTTTTGGAGATGATTTGAGCAGTGAATATAAGCAGATGACAACAGGAACTTTGACAGCAAGTCAAGGATGGGGCTTTGGTTCTTCTGCATGGAATAACATGCCGGCAGTGTGTCAAATGTCTGAACTCCCTTGA